TAGAGCGAGGGGACATTGGCAGCTATGGCTTGGCGACGTGGACGGCGTTTCGCGCCCTTCCCAACGACCCCGCCTACCTCTCCCTGACGGCGCTGGTCAGTTTGGCGACACAGGTTGCCGGGCAAAACCATAACCTGCGCTACCTGCAACTGCCTTACAACTTGTTTATGACCGAGGCTTTTGCCTTCGAGAACCAACAGGTGGGCGAGCGTTTCATGAGCGCCATTGACGCCGCCAACGATCTGGGACTGACGGTGGTGTGCAGCGCGTCGCTGATGCAAGGGCGCTTGGCGCTGCCGATGATGCCCGAACTGGTTGACCACCTCCCCGGCTTAGCAACAGACGCACAGCGAGCGATTCAGTTTGTCCGTTCCAGCCCGGGCGTCACAACAGCGTTGATCGGGATGAAATCGGATGTCCATGTGCGGGAAAACCTTGCCCTGACGGAGATTCCACTCGTTGATGGGGAGATTATTCGGGGCTTGTACGGACGAGAGTAGCAGGTAAAAATAATCCACCTGACATGTTCTACAAATGGAATATACTTTGTGCAATAGTTAGCGGCTTGCACGGACTGTACCCATGCTGCGTTATGTGTTGCTCGGCGCGTTGAGCTACCAACCGCTGACGGGCTACCAGTTGAAACAGTTTGTCGATTCTTCGGCAAAACACTTCTGGTATGCCCAAGTCAGCCAAATTTACCGAACCCTTGATGGGTTGGAAAAAGAAGGCTTTCTGCGTTCAGAAATTGAAACGCAAGAGGATCGCCCGGATCGCCGCCTATACCACCTGACGCCTGCCGGACGTGCCGACCTCTTGGCGTGGTTAGCACAGCCCATGACGGAGATTGAGACAGAGAAAGACACACTGCTGGTGCGGTTGTTTTTCTCGGCGCTGATCGACAAAACGACCCTGCTCACCCAACTTCGCCTCCAACGCACACTCCGCCAGCAGCAACTCACCCTCTACCAGACAGAGATTCTTGAACAAATTAGATTAGGCATGGAACGCCGCCCCGACTTGAAACGGGATGCGCTACTCTGGGATGCCGCCCCCTTGCCCTCGGAGAAAGAGGTGGAACTGGTGATCGGGATGCAACCGACCTCGGCGCTCATCCGACGCGGGCATTGTTTGCGGGTGGCGCATGCTGGCGCGGACAAGGATACCTTTGCCCGAATTCCGGCGGTGGGAACACCCCAATGGAAGGTGCGGCGGGCGTCCCAGATTCGGCTGCCGGTTGTCCCACGTTAGCTGCCGCAGATTATGGGATGAGCCAATCGAAATCATCCTGCGTCAGATCGTTTAGCGCATCATCATCGATAACCAGTTGGTCTGGGGTGTGTTCAGCCTGTGGTGGATCAAACGGGCGGGAGGGGTCGAGCCAGTCGTCAAAATCATCCTCCGCTGTGTCGGCTAGGACATCCTCAACTGCCGCTGTGTCGTCGGGTTCAGGCTGAAGCGGATCAGTGGGGTGGGAAGGTGGAACAAGCCAGTCAAGATCATCCTCATCAGCGCTTAACTCCGTTAAGCCATTATCAAGGGCGAATTTATCTAGGGTGTGTTCAGACTGCGGGGGATCAAAGGGACGGGAGGGGTCGAGCCAGTCATCAAAATCATCCTCCATCTCGCCGGCTAGGGCATCCCCAACGGCGAATTCGTTCGGGGTAAGTTCGCCTTGCATTAGATCAAGCGAGAGCGAGTCGAGCGCGAGCCAATCAAACGCATCTCCGGTCATGTCGATGATCGGATCATCGGTTGCTACCTGATCGAGGCGGCGATCTTGTGGGCGCTCTAGCGCGTGGTCAGGCTGTGGTGGCGGCGTGAGTATCCGATTTCCGTGCTTATCAATGTAGAATCGTTCATCGCTATGCTGCGCTAAGCCAAAAATCCCATTTCCGTAGTTACGGAACGACGATCCATAGAAAAGTACCCGATAGACTTGTCCTGAATTGAAGTGTGGCACACGTCCCAACCGCTGGACAATCGTGTCGTAGAGGATTCCGTAGTGGGCTGGATGCCCGATATTCTCCAGTACATTGGTAAGTAAATTTTTCATGGAATCAGGTAACGGGCGAGATGAGCGGCGGTTTTGCCCTCGTGCATCTTCTACATAACGCCTGATGAGTTGATCAACAAGGCGTCGTTCAGCACCACGTTCATCCTCATAATCTGCCGCAATGAGATCGTATTCGTGAAGACCGTGCGAAAGCTGTTGGGAAAGCCTTTCTAAAGCGCGAACCAGAGGGGCATTCTTGGGGGGATCAAAAGCACCCTTTATTCTGCTGTTTATTCTGCTGTGTTCTAACGCTCTGTAGAGTTTGGTTTTTAGTTTCACCTCAATTTGACGGATACGCTCACGGGTGACACCTAGCCTTTCCCCAACTTCTTCTAGGGTGAGCGCGGGATGATCGTTCAATCCAAAGCGCAAGCTGAGGATGCGTTGTGCGCGTTGATCCAGATGTCGCTGGCTAAGGCGTTGAAGTGCCTCCTTCAGCCAAGCGATATCGGCGAGGTCTTCTAAGGAGGCATCAACGATGAGATCAGGCAGAGGAATTTTGTTCCCACCCTGTTTATAGTTCGGAAGGCGGTCTCGCTCAAGGGAGAGGGGGGGGTCAAAGAGGGCGTAAAAAAGCTGGGCGAGT
This genomic interval from Anaerolineales bacterium contains the following:
- a CDS encoding helix-turn-helix transcriptional regulator; amino-acid sequence: MLRYVLLGALSYQPLTGYQLKQFVDSSAKHFWYAQVSQIYRTLDGLEKEGFLRSEIETQEDRPDRRLYHLTPAGRADLLAWLAQPMTEIETEKDTLLVRLFFSALIDKTTLLTQLRLQRTLRQQQLTLYQTEILEQIRLGMERRPDLKRDALLWDAAPLPSEKEVELVIGMQPTSALIRRGHCLRVAHAGADKDTFARIPAVGTPQWKVRRASQIRLPVVPR
- a CDS encoding sigma-70 family RNA polymerase sigma factor — encoded protein: MPNLLKLFFQDLAAIPIIRGREDYAPLIRRVQWKMVIRGADESNRKPTDAIDSNAVLHQAKIAYQQINQTAAQFGQPSLDLGVLANDIDPFFNTPTHAAPSALSHLFGRYTDLSDAGQAAFIEQGWRCFYLISLLPPALRRLDTPADDQADAYIRERLVEADEAQKRLVEGTLRYVVKVARSYIGRGLPYLDLVQEGIWGLWRATETFKEYVGAHFQLYAATWIHQRIARATADQHGIIRIPIHLFEKFRILHQSVTAFRSRYGRSPSMADIQVILGQKKNTPSNVDHDYPESETKERRNEKKQAQANEKLAQLFYALFDPPLSLERDRLPNYKQGGNKIPLPDLIVDASLEDLADIAWLKEALQRLSQRHLDQRAQRILSLRFGLNDHPALTLEEVGERLGVTRERIRQIEVKLKTKLYRALEHSRINSRIKGAFDPPKNAPLVRALERLSQQLSHGLHEYDLIAADYEDERGAERRLVDQLIRRYVEDARGQNRRSSRPLPDSMKNLLTNVLENIGHPAHYGILYDTIVQRLGRVPHFNSGQVYRVLFYGSSFRNYGNGIFGLAQHSDERFYIDKHGNRILTPPPQPDHALERPQDRRLDQVATDDPIIDMTGDAFDWLALDSLSLDLMQGELTPNEFAVGDALAGEMEDDFDDWLDPSRPFDPPQSEHTLDKFALDNGLTELSADEDDLDWLVPPSHPTDPLQPEPDDTAAVEDVLADTAEDDFDDWLDPSRPFDPPQAEHTPDQLVIDDDALNDLTQDDFDWLIP